The following proteins come from a genomic window of Paenibacillus sp. CAA11:
- a CDS encoding MFS transporter, giving the protein MGERTELSWRKNLYVLWAGVFFCSSAYSMVIPFLSLFLNKDLGVEKNLSFWSGIMFGITFLAGALIAPFWGSLSDKYGRKPMLLRSGFSLVAVYVLMYFVQDPFQLLLVRILSGLLSGYVPSAIALIGTNTPDKHVGYALGIMSTAGASGGIVGPMIGGVLSKYVGYRECFLIAGAFVLVSSLIAWIGAHEQNFNRNRVRSHVLDDLKEASANRPLMRHLGVVLIITSSVMVLEPLLTIYVLNLGSSHDDASLSSGIIFSAVGIATVIAAPIWGRIGQRIGYRKTLMIGLLGGGIGNVLQIIFHNLYGFGILRFVYGLFFAAVYPALNALIVQATSSDFRGRAFSLNQSANQLGNMMGPIAGGALGGIIPIPVVFVLNGLLLAFTAVILKLKEAGGKLRLRRPDSSQDNHYDA; this is encoded by the coding sequence ATGGGAGAACGTACGGAGCTATCATGGAGGAAAAATCTTTATGTATTGTGGGCAGGAGTATTCTTCTGCAGCAGCGCCTACTCGATGGTAATTCCGTTCCTGTCTTTGTTTTTGAACAAGGATTTGGGCGTTGAGAAGAACCTGTCATTTTGGTCAGGGATCATGTTTGGAATTACCTTTCTTGCGGGAGCGCTGATCGCTCCGTTCTGGGGCTCGCTATCTGACAAATACGGGCGGAAGCCAATGCTGCTTCGCTCGGGGTTTAGTCTGGTTGCAGTGTACGTACTGATGTACTTTGTACAGGATCCGTTTCAGCTGCTATTGGTTCGAATTTTATCAGGCCTTCTGTCGGGGTACGTACCTTCGGCAATCGCACTGATTGGGACGAATACGCCAGATAAGCATGTGGGCTACGCTTTGGGCATTATGTCCACCGCAGGGGCTTCAGGAGGAATTGTGGGTCCGATGATTGGCGGAGTACTGAGCAAATATGTGGGCTATAGGGAATGCTTCCTGATTGCAGGCGCGTTCGTACTGGTCTCATCGCTCATCGCCTGGATTGGAGCACATGAGCAGAATTTCAATCGCAACCGGGTGCGGTCGCATGTGCTTGATGATTTGAAGGAGGCTTCGGCTAATCGTCCTTTAATGCGTCATCTTGGCGTTGTATTGATCATTACTTCGTCTGTGATGGTTCTTGAGCCGCTGCTAACCATTTATGTGCTGAATCTCGGCTCATCCCATGATGATGCTTCACTCAGCTCAGGGATTATATTCTCTGCCGTAGGCATTGCTACGGTGATCGCTGCGCCGATCTGGGGAAGAATCGGTCAGCGCATCGGGTATCGCAAAACGCTGATGATCGGCCTTCTAGGCGGCGGAATAGGCAATGTACTGCAGATCATATTTCATAACCTATATGGATTCGGGATTCTCAGGTTCGTCTACGGGCTGTTCTTTGCGGCTGTATATCCTGCGCTCAATGCGCTGATCGTGCAGGCTACTTCGTCCGACTTCCGAGGGCGTGCGTTCAGCTTGAATCAGTCTGCCAATCAGCTCGGAAATATGATGGGACCGATTGCCGGGGGAGCTCTTGGCGGGATCATTCCGATTCCGGTCGTTTTTGTGCTTAATGGACTGCTTTTGGCTTTTACAGCCGTTATCTTGAAGCTGAAGGAAGCAGGAGGCAAGCTCCGGCTCCGGAGACCAGACAGCAGTCAGGACAATCATTATGATGCATAG